A single genomic interval of Adhaeribacter pallidiroseus harbors:
- a CDS encoding glycosyltransferase: protein MENKHQTLVCFTSSYPYGTRETYFENELQYLAQEFKTVYIQPTYNPYKTHAKRNIPANVVVIEEPMVPSGKQARFVQGIFNSTSLGMFVKDLIKNKAYSSKPAISQWVNTLLVHRISYQKVEKLLEKVGKDALLYSYWANAPVFATELCKPYKKIVRMHFGDFYLDRFNGYMPVRSNIYSSAELLLPISNDISSILQNFYKIDKSKIFVSHLGINNTADYCTVKDSEIVRVVSCSHLEPRKRVHLIAEALTKYTGNHQIEWHHFGGGTEMSKIQDIVKEVGKNVNVNLHGPVSQAQLYQFYQDNYVNWFLNVSTGEGIPVSIMEAFSFGIPAIATDGGATYEIVNAANGHLIPKDFDTQIIADLLAKPDPDYRRKRNEALNTWYAKFNAESNYTQLVKRMQAL, encoded by the coding sequence ATGGAAAATAAGCACCAAACTTTAGTTTGCTTTACCAGTTCTTATCCGTACGGAACCCGGGAAACTTACTTTGAAAATGAACTACAGTACTTAGCCCAAGAGTTTAAAACCGTTTATATTCAGCCTACCTACAACCCGTACAAAACGCACGCGAAAAGAAATATTCCGGCTAATGTGGTGGTCATCGAAGAACCGATGGTGCCGTCGGGGAAACAAGCCCGGTTCGTGCAGGGTATTTTTAATTCTACTTCTCTGGGCATGTTCGTGAAGGATTTAATCAAGAACAAAGCGTACAGTTCTAAACCCGCTATTAGCCAATGGGTAAATACCTTGCTGGTACACCGGATTTCGTACCAAAAAGTAGAAAAGTTATTAGAAAAAGTAGGTAAAGATGCTCTGCTCTATTCTTATTGGGCCAATGCGCCGGTGTTTGCTACCGAATTATGTAAGCCATATAAAAAAATTGTGCGCATGCACTTCGGCGATTTTTACCTCGACCGGTTTAACGGCTACATGCCGGTAAGATCAAACATTTATAGTTCTGCCGAATTGTTGCTGCCCATTTCGAATGACATTTCTTCTATTCTGCAGAATTTTTATAAAATAGACAAAAGCAAGATATTCGTTAGCCATTTAGGTATAAACAATACCGCTGACTATTGCACAGTAAAAGATAGCGAGATAGTGCGCGTAGTTTCGTGCAGCCACTTAGAACCGCGCAAACGCGTGCATTTAATTGCCGAAGCCTTGACTAAATACACTGGTAATCACCAGATAGAATGGCATCACTTTGGGGGAGGCACCGAAATGAGCAAAATCCAGGACATTGTAAAAGAGGTAGGGAAAAACGTAAACGTAAACCTGCACGGCCCTGTTTCCCAAGCCCAGTTGTATCAGTTTTACCAGGATAATTACGTGAACTGGTTTTTAAATGTAAGTACCGGCGAGGGCATTCCGGTTAGTATCATGGAAGCTTTTTCGTTTGGGATACCAGCCATTGCTACCGACGGTGGGGCTACCTATGAAATTGTAAATGCTGCCAACGGCCACTTAATCCCGAAAGATTTTGATACCCAAATTATTGCGGATCTGCTGGCCAAACCCGACCCCGACTACCGGCGCAAACGAAACGAAGCACTAAACACCTGGTATGCAAAGTTTAACGCCGAAAGTAACTATACCCAGCTGGTAAAGCGGATGCAAGCTTTGTAG
- a CDS encoding penicillin acylase family protein gives MKSILFLLLIPLQLLAQKFTPTEMNRWQQQAQQVSITRDQYGIPHVYGTTDADAVFGLLYAQCEDDFKRVEMNYIEKLGRLAEVKGEAELYNDLLIRLLIDSTEAISDYQKAEPWLKKLLNAYADGINYYLYQNPEVKPALLHRFKPWYPLLWTDGSIGAINTADITVTELKNFYTGSQDFSSAVPKKMELPSGSNGFAFAPAKTESGHAILYINPHVTFYFRPEVQVQSQEGLNAYGAVTWGQFFVYQGFNEHCGWMHTSGNTDVADLYEEKIVKKNKALFYQYNNSLKPVTQKKITLRYREGEALKTKIIQAYYTHHGPIMAQRHNKWISLKSYNRSMVSLVQSWQRTKAKSFAEYKKVMDLKANTSNNTVYADAEGNIAYWHGNYVPVRDKALDWSKPVDGSLAATEYKGLHPVDETVHLYNPANGWIQNCNSTPFTAAGPSSPKKANYPAYMAPDGENFRGVNAVHIFSNSGKYTLDKVIADAYNTHLAAFDVLLPALSQAYEANKTATPYQPLAETIKLLAAWDRNSSESSVATTLAIEWAQKLSPAIRQVYIDQGDADQVQKTQQFAQIATADQLLAPLLEVKAELQSKFGKWNIAWGEINRYQRLSGDLELKYDDTQPSLPSGFAASTWGCLPSFVSRTYPGTNKRYGYNGNSFVCAVEFGPKVRAKSLLAGGNSGNPHSKHFNDQAQMYTQGQFKEVLFYQEDVEKNAEKTYHPGE, from the coding sequence ATGAAAAGCATACTATTCCTTTTACTGATACCGTTACAACTACTCGCGCAAAAGTTTACTCCCACCGAAATGAACCGGTGGCAGCAACAAGCCCAACAAGTTTCCATTACCCGCGATCAATACGGGATTCCGCATGTATACGGCACCACCGACGCCGATGCGGTTTTTGGCTTATTGTACGCGCAATGCGAAGATGATTTTAAGCGCGTAGAAATGAATTATATCGAAAAACTAGGCCGCCTGGCCGAGGTAAAAGGCGAAGCCGAACTGTACAACGATTTACTCATCCGCTTACTCATTGATTCTACCGAGGCCATCAGCGACTATCAGAAGGCCGAACCGTGGCTCAAAAAATTACTAAACGCTTACGCCGACGGTATTAATTACTATTTGTACCAAAATCCGGAGGTAAAACCCGCTCTGTTGCACCGCTTTAAACCCTGGTACCCCTTGCTTTGGACTGATGGCAGTATCGGCGCCATTAACACCGCCGATATAACCGTTACTGAATTAAAAAATTTTTACACCGGCTCCCAGGACTTTTCGAGTGCTGTGCCTAAAAAAATGGAATTGCCGAGCGGTTCTAACGGGTTTGCGTTTGCCCCCGCTAAAACCGAATCGGGCCACGCGATTTTGTACATTAACCCCCACGTTACGTTTTACTTCCGGCCCGAGGTGCAGGTGCAAAGCCAGGAAGGTTTAAACGCGTACGGAGCCGTTACCTGGGGGCAGTTTTTTGTGTACCAGGGCTTTAATGAACACTGCGGCTGGATGCACACTTCCGGCAACACCGACGTAGCCGATTTGTACGAAGAGAAAATTGTAAAGAAAAATAAGGCTTTGTTTTACCAGTATAACAATTCCCTGAAGCCAGTAACCCAGAAAAAAATTACGCTCCGGTACCGCGAAGGCGAGGCTTTAAAAACCAAAATTATCCAGGCGTATTATACCCACCACGGCCCCATTATGGCGCAACGGCATAATAAATGGATCAGCCTGAAATCGTACAACCGGTCGATGGTTAGTTTGGTCCAGAGTTGGCAGCGCACCAAGGCCAAAAGTTTTGCGGAGTACAAAAAAGTCATGGATTTAAAAGCCAATACTTCCAACAACACCGTTTACGCCGATGCGGAAGGCAATATTGCCTATTGGCACGGGAACTACGTGCCGGTGCGGGACAAGGCACTGGATTGGTCGAAACCGGTAGATGGCAGCCTGGCCGCCACCGAATACAAAGGGTTGCACCCGGTTGACGAAACAGTGCACCTGTATAACCCAGCCAACGGCTGGATTCAGAATTGTAACTCTACCCCATTTACGGCGGCCGGCCCCAGCAGTCCGAAGAAAGCAAACTACCCCGCCTACATGGCGCCGGATGGAGAAAATTTCCGGGGCGTAAACGCGGTACATATTTTTAGCAATAGTGGCAAGTACACCCTGGATAAAGTAATTGCCGATGCGTATAACACCCATTTAGCCGCTTTTGACGTGCTGTTACCCGCCCTATCACAAGCTTACGAAGCCAATAAAACCGCTACCCCCTACCAACCTCTAGCGGAAACCATAAAATTGCTGGCCGCCTGGGACCGCAATTCTTCCGAAAGCTCCGTAGCAACTACATTAGCTATTGAATGGGCCCAGAAACTAAGTCCCGCTATCCGGCAAGTTTACATCGATCAGGGCGATGCGGATCAGGTGCAAAAAACCCAGCAGTTTGCCCAAATTGCTACCGCCGACCAATTATTAGCTCCCCTGCTGGAAGTAAAAGCGGAACTGCAAAGCAAGTTTGGGAAATGGAATATAGCCTGGGGCGAAATTAACCGCTACCAACGGCTCTCCGGCGATCTTGAACTGAAGTATGATGACACCCAACCCAGCTTACCCAGCGGCTTTGCGGCTTCAACCTGGGGCTGTTTGCCTTCTTTTGTAAGTCGCACTTATCCGGGTACCAACAAACGTTACGGGTATAACGGCAACAGCTTTGTGTGCGCGGTGGAATTTGGTCCCAAAGTTAGAGCTAAATCCTTATTAGCCGGCGGCAACAGTGGCAATCCCCATTCTAAACACTTCAACGACCAGGCCCAAATGTACACCCAAGGCCAGTTTAAAGAAGTATTGTTTTACCAAGAAGACGTAGAGAAAAACGCCGAAAAGACGTACCACCCGGGCGAGTAA
- a CDS encoding pseudouridine synthase, producing MKVLLASLKHFVVQKLQVSNQQAITYILAGRVRVNGSNGQLQQALQPEDEVTFEGQVIKEPKAFVYLAYNKPRGIESTLNTHVENNLTHALNLNQRVFPIGRLDKESEGLMLLTNDGTVLYKTIHAKIHQEKEYLVSVDRPLTPEALQHLATGIMIMGKQTRPAVVAQINTHAFRIILNQGLNRQIRRMCYKLGYQVQQLIRTRIVNLELGGLEPGEWRYLSQPEVQELLQAVAT from the coding sequence ATGAAAGTTTTATTGGCTTCGCTGAAGCATTTTGTGGTACAGAAATTACAGGTTTCGAACCAACAAGCAATAACGTACATACTAGCCGGCCGGGTGCGGGTAAATGGAAGCAATGGGCAGCTACAACAAGCCTTGCAGCCAGAAGATGAAGTTACTTTTGAGGGGCAGGTCATAAAAGAACCAAAAGCATTTGTGTACCTGGCCTACAACAAACCCCGCGGCATCGAATCGACTTTGAATACCCACGTCGAAAATAATCTTACCCACGCTTTAAACCTAAATCAGCGGGTTTTTCCCATTGGTCGTTTAGATAAAGAATCCGAAGGGTTAATGCTGCTCACTAACGATGGAACGGTTTTATATAAAACCATTCACGCCAAAATTCATCAGGAAAAAGAATATCTAGTAAGCGTAGATAGACCATTAACCCCCGAAGCCCTTCAGCATTTAGCCACGGGTATTATGATTATGGGCAAACAAACCCGCCCAGCAGTTGTGGCCCAAATAAATACCCACGCCTTCCGCATTATTTTAAACCAAGGCTTAAATCGGCAGATTCGAAGAATGTGTTACAAATTAGGTTACCAGGTGCAACAACTTATTCGAACCCGGATTGTAAATCTGGAACTCGGCGGTTTAGAACCAGGCGAATGGCGGTACTTAAGCCAACCTGAGGTGCAAGAACTCCTGCAAGCCGTAGCAACTTAA
- a CDS encoding pyridoxamine 5'-phosphate oxidase family protein yields MDSINQQQPEKNHEDLHGNQAGQKIKELAEKADSCFFCTKITTGQPLKVRPMSIRKVDEAGNFYFLSASDSHKNADIQADPQVHLLFQGSEHSDYLSVFGTATINRDKELIKELWNPILKTWFTEGLDDPRITVLQIKAAEGYYWDNKHGNTVAFAKIALGAIIGQTLDDSIEGKLNV; encoded by the coding sequence ATGGACAGCATCAATCAGCAACAACCCGAAAAAAACCACGAAGACCTGCACGGCAACCAAGCTGGTCAAAAAATAAAAGAATTAGCCGAAAAAGCCGATTCCTGTTTTTTCTGCACCAAAATAACCACCGGCCAGCCGCTGAAAGTACGGCCCATGTCGATCAGAAAAGTAGACGAAGCCGGCAATTTTTATTTCTTGAGTGCGTCGGATAGTCATAAAAACGCCGACATCCAAGCCGACCCGCAGGTGCATTTGTTATTTCAAGGCTCAGAACACAGCGATTATTTAAGCGTTTTTGGCACCGCTACCATTAACCGCGACAAAGAACTGATTAAAGAGTTATGGAATCCGATTCTGAAAACCTGGTTTACCGAAGGCCTGGACGATCCGCGTATTACCGTACTGCAAATAAAAGCTGCGGAAGGGTATTACTGGGACAACAAACACGGCAATACCGTAGCCTTTGCCAAAATTGCTTTAGGCGCTATAATTGGTCAAACCCTCGACGACTCTATTGAAGGCAAACTAAACGTGTAA
- a CDS encoding SGNH/GDSL hydrolase family protein, producing the protein MKKLPILVVVLLLFSAFTPKPLTWVAIGDSITYLNDHPDETGNRITKGYLTLVKEQIPGLEYINKGYNGWTAGGIAQEIEKLELVNADVYSIFLGTNDWWQGRPIGTWLDYKNNTGDKTFFGSYRIIIDKLRRLNKKAPIVLITPMQRVDFVYIANMKNNAYGSYKDKNNQSLAAFAEAIHVIGTNEKLPVLDLYNDSGMDLNNLVKFKRLKDPATGAYKDYPYPSFIDVPFNPETDEYPYPPESIDMTYDGLHPSDKGYAVIANMLAEVMKKELKLIKASK; encoded by the coding sequence ATGAAAAAATTACCTATTCTCGTTGTTGTACTTTTGCTTTTCAGCGCTTTTACGCCTAAACCACTTACCTGGGTAGCCATCGGCGATTCGATTACTTACCTCAACGATCATCCCGACGAAACGGGAAACCGCATTACCAAAGGTTACCTGACGCTGGTAAAAGAGCAGATTCCGGGTTTGGAATACATTAACAAAGGCTATAATGGCTGGACCGCCGGCGGAATTGCCCAAGAAATTGAAAAACTGGAGTTGGTAAATGCCGATGTGTATTCAATTTTTTTAGGTACCAACGATTGGTGGCAAGGCCGCCCCATTGGCACCTGGTTAGATTATAAAAACAATACCGGCGATAAAACTTTCTTTGGCTCTTACCGGATTATTATAGATAAACTGCGCCGCTTAAATAAAAAAGCACCCATTGTTTTAATTACCCCCATGCAGCGGGTAGATTTTGTGTACATCGCCAACATGAAAAATAATGCCTATGGCTCCTACAAAGATAAAAACAACCAATCGCTGGCCGCTTTTGCCGAAGCTATTCATGTAATTGGTACTAACGAAAAGCTGCCGGTATTAGACTTATACAACGACAGCGGCATGGACCTGAATAACCTGGTAAAATTTAAACGCTTAAAAGACCCGGCTACCGGCGCGTACAAAGATTATCCGTATCCCAGCTTTATCGACGTGCCTTTTAACCCCGAAACCGACGAGTACCCTTATCCACCGGAATCCATCGACATGACTTACGATGGCTTGCACCCTTCGGATAAAGGCTACGCCGTTATTGCCAACATGCTGGCCGAAGTAATGAAAAAAGAACTTAAGTTGATTAAAGCGAGCAAATAA
- a CDS encoding TVP38/TMEM64 family protein: MKRLLYIFLFCCILIILTFLLFDDLENWITTYVNSGKTLTTFTLLSFGFLSLDTLLPVPSSLLMILNGKVLGFFLGSMVSWGGTLVSSLFGFYLGQSANPYFDKFFSATDKAFSNNFFRKYGNWAILTSKALPILSEAVSFVAGTAAVPFKTFLLYSAIGHLLIAVVYGYLGSYANTLHSGLITLIIIVGTVVVGWLVQYFLKNKRI; this comes from the coding sequence ATGAAGCGCCTATTGTACATTTTCTTGTTTTGTTGTATCCTGATAATCCTTACTTTTCTGTTGTTCGATGATCTGGAAAACTGGATCACCACGTACGTGAATTCCGGAAAAACCTTAACTACCTTTACCTTGCTCAGCTTTGGCTTTTTATCCCTGGATACCCTTTTGCCGGTTCCCTCCAGTTTGTTAATGATTTTAAATGGTAAAGTTTTGGGCTTTTTTCTCGGCAGTATGGTTTCCTGGGGCGGCACCCTGGTTTCTTCTTTATTTGGATTTTATTTAGGGCAAAGTGCCAATCCTTATTTCGATAAGTTTTTCTCCGCCACGGATAAAGCCTTTAGCAATAATTTTTTCCGGAAGTACGGGAACTGGGCCATTCTTACTTCGAAAGCTTTACCTATTTTGTCCGAAGCGGTTTCGTTTGTGGCCGGAACTGCCGCCGTGCCGTTTAAAACTTTCTTGCTGTATTCCGCAATAGGTCATTTGCTGATAGCGGTGGTTTACGGCTATTTGGGCAGCTATGCTAATACACTCCATTCGGGCTTAATAACCCTGATTATTATTGTGGGTACGGTAGTAGTAGGTTGGTTGGTGCAGTATTTTTTAAAAAATAAACGAATTTAG
- a CDS encoding ScyD/ScyE family protein — protein sequence MKLKVTTLLFSLGLLVLTGCREFYEYLNAVDPKPVSTKEYASKLNGPIGLALDAQQQLWVTEIGTGKDDGKVSVFDSYGKKHVVVEGFPSFFGPGGSEEIVGLNHLLVKDGKVYILHTNGILYIADISKYKIGDKVVKASTLEKQDIGNFVMNYPFKEKPEASNPYGLTVGPEDNIYITDASANAVIRRTPAGKLHVFTVFTDIKNPIPGPPTIDVVPTGIGFNEQRFYVTTLTGFPFPKGEARIYSVDRKGKYTLYQEGFTTITDMTFDPAYNPVVVEHAQFGQQGFIPNTGRIVVAADNGQATFGSAINQPTSIVRSGPLTYYVNSLPDGKIFKVTNE from the coding sequence ATGAAATTAAAAGTAACAACATTGCTTTTTAGCCTGGGTTTATTAGTATTAACCGGCTGCCGCGAATTTTATGAGTACCTGAATGCAGTGGACCCTAAACCTGTGAGTACCAAAGAGTACGCCTCTAAGCTGAACGGCCCCATTGGGCTGGCTTTGGATGCCCAGCAACAGTTGTGGGTAACGGAAATTGGAACTGGCAAAGATGATGGAAAAGTGTCCGTGTTTGATTCTTACGGAAAAAAACACGTGGTAGTGGAAGGTTTTCCTTCCTTTTTTGGACCAGGTGGCTCCGAAGAGATTGTGGGGTTAAATCATTTGTTAGTAAAAGACGGAAAAGTTTATATTCTGCATACCAACGGCATACTGTATATAGCCGATATCAGCAAATATAAAATCGGGGACAAAGTGGTAAAAGCCAGCACCCTCGAAAAGCAGGATATAGGTAATTTTGTCATGAATTATCCCTTCAAAGAAAAGCCGGAAGCATCTAACCCCTATGGTTTAACTGTGGGGCCCGAAGATAATATTTACATTACCGATGCGAGTGCCAACGCCGTTATTCGCCGCACCCCCGCCGGCAAACTACACGTATTTACTGTTTTTACCGATATTAAAAATCCCATTCCTGGTCCGCCGACTATCGATGTAGTACCCACCGGTATTGGCTTCAACGAACAGCGTTTTTACGTTACCACTTTAACTGGTTTTCCTTTCCCGAAAGGAGAAGCCCGGATTTATTCCGTAGATCGCAAAGGCAAATATACCTTGTATCAGGAAGGATTTACCACCATAACGGATATGACCTTCGATCCGGCTTATAACCCGGTAGTAGTGGAACATGCGCAATTTGGCCAACAAGGGTTTATACCCAATACCGGCCGAATAGTGGTGGCCGCGGATAACGGACAAGCAACCTTCGGGTCAGCGATAAACCAACCAACATCTATTGTGAGAAGTGGGCCTTTAACGTATTACGTAAACAGTTTACCCGATGGCAAAATATTTAAAGTAACCAACGAGTAA
- a CDS encoding DEAD/DEAH box helicase translates to MLEAILDKLRITDLNPMQAAALAAAEQQDVVLLAPTGSGKTLGFLLPLLKRLQPAMPGVQALVLVPTRELALQIEQVFRQMGTGFGVTCFYGGHATRTERSALGNPPAVVVGTPGRIAFHLREKNLIGTPVHTLILDEFDKSLEFGFEAEMQFIIQELPQVTRRLLTSATAMAAIPLFTQVQNPVLINFLQDTPSTPDLAVKIVPVAAGDKATSLFRLLCKIGNKPTLVFCNQRDAVEELSQFLNQKKLDHGVFHGGLEQPDRERALLKFRNGTYHLLLSTDLASRGLDIPEIENVIHYELTNAETYLHRNGRTARMHAKGTAYVLVQPGQKPAYLPESLATELLPTQVVLPPPSPWETVYLNAGKKDKISKGDVAGFLLQKNFLQKEELGLIYLQDYVTFAAVSRKKADALIQKLQNEKIKNKKVKLGRAK, encoded by the coding sequence ATGCTAGAAGCTATTCTTGATAAACTACGTATCACCGATTTAAATCCCATGCAGGCCGCGGCTTTAGCGGCTGCGGAACAACAGGATGTAGTGTTGCTGGCGCCAACTGGTTCAGGTAAAACCTTGGGTTTTCTGTTGCCTTTGTTAAAGCGCCTGCAACCCGCAATGCCGGGAGTGCAGGCTTTGGTGCTGGTTCCTACCCGCGAACTGGCCCTGCAAATAGAGCAGGTATTCCGGCAAATGGGTACGGGGTTTGGGGTAACGTGCTTTTACGGAGGCCACGCTACCCGTACGGAACGGAGCGCTTTGGGTAATCCGCCGGCGGTAGTGGTGGGTACCCCGGGCCGGATTGCTTTTCATTTGCGGGAGAAAAACCTGATTGGTACTCCGGTGCATACTTTAATACTGGATGAATTTGATAAATCGCTGGAATTTGGTTTTGAAGCCGAGATGCAATTTATAATCCAGGAATTGCCACAAGTTACCAGAAGGCTCCTGACGTCGGCTACGGCAATGGCCGCAATACCTTTATTTACGCAGGTACAAAATCCGGTGCTTATTAATTTTCTGCAAGATACACCCAGCACCCCGGATTTGGCAGTGAAAATAGTTCCGGTAGCAGCGGGTGATAAAGCTACGTCTTTATTCCGTTTATTATGTAAAATAGGAAACAAACCTACTTTGGTATTTTGCAACCAACGCGATGCCGTTGAAGAGTTAAGCCAATTTCTGAACCAGAAAAAACTAGACCACGGTGTATTCCACGGCGGCTTGGAGCAACCCGACCGGGAACGGGCTTTACTTAAATTCCGAAATGGCACGTATCATTTACTGCTTAGTACTGATTTAGCTTCCCGCGGGTTAGATATTCCGGAAATTGAAAACGTGATTCACTACGAATTAACCAATGCCGAAACCTACCTGCACCGCAACGGCCGTACAGCCCGGATGCACGCCAAAGGAACGGCTTATGTATTGGTGCAGCCGGGACAAAAACCGGCCTATTTGCCCGAGTCGCTTGCTACTGAATTGTTGCCCACGCAAGTAGTGTTACCGCCGCCCAGCCCTTGGGAAACCGTGTACTTAAATGCCGGCAAAAAAGATAAAATAAGCAAAGGCGATGTGGCGGGTTTTCTACTCCAAAAAAACTTTCTGCAAAAAGAAGAGTTGGGTTTAATCTACCTCCAGGATTACGTTACCTTCGCCGCCGTAAGCCGGAAGAAAGCCGATGCTCTTATTCAAAAGCTGCAAAACGAAAAAATTAAAAACAAAAAAGTAAAGCTCGGGCGGGCTAAGTAA
- a CDS encoding DoxX family protein, with the protein MKTLKITYWVTTALVALMMTYSGYAYLTDPTMKQGFVHLGFPAYFRVELAVAKLMGVFVLLAPVPRRIKEWAYAGFVINFISAFIAHLASGDPFSNVVAPLLFLTLLLVSYFTYHKLLARRPDSDLAPKASAASRLALD; encoded by the coding sequence ATGAAAACACTAAAAATTACTTACTGGGTTACTACAGCGTTGGTAGCCTTGATGATGACGTACTCCGGTTACGCGTATTTAACCGATCCGACGATGAAGCAAGGCTTCGTGCATTTAGGTTTTCCGGCTTACTTCCGGGTAGAGTTAGCGGTGGCTAAATTGATGGGGGTTTTTGTTTTACTGGCGCCAGTACCCCGCCGGATTAAAGAATGGGCCTACGCCGGATTTGTCATTAATTTTATTTCGGCATTTATCGCGCACCTGGCTTCCGGCGATCCTTTTTCGAACGTGGTTGCTCCCCTACTCTTTTTAACTTTGCTGCTCGTGTCGTATTTTACTTACCATAAATTGCTTGCCCGCCGCCCAGATTCTGATCTAGCTCCGAAAGCTTCTGCTGCATCCCGTTTAGCCTTGGACTAA
- a CDS encoding winged helix-turn-helix transcriptional regulator produces the protein METEKSFIPHNNQACKVSVMAIKDALYVLSGKWKLPLIMVLSEGPQRFNEIQRTLGDITPKILSKELRELEMNEFVIRQVYPTTPVTVTYELTPYSRSLDKVMDELRNWGLQHRQRIMK, from the coding sequence ATGGAAACCGAAAAATCTTTTATACCGCATAACAATCAGGCGTGTAAAGTAAGCGTGATGGCGATAAAAGACGCTCTTTACGTTTTATCCGGGAAATGGAAGCTGCCGTTAATTATGGTTTTATCCGAAGGACCCCAACGTTTTAATGAAATTCAGCGGACGCTTGGCGATATTACCCCCAAAATACTATCGAAAGAATTGCGCGAATTAGAAATGAATGAATTTGTGATTCGGCAAGTATATCCAACCACCCCCGTAACGGTAACTTACGAATTAACGCCTTATAGCCGATCTTTAGATAAAGTAATGGATGAATTGCGCAACTGGGGCTTGCAACACCGCCAACGCATCATGAAATAA